A window of the Brumimicrobium sp. genome harbors these coding sequences:
- a CDS encoding DUF4920 domain-containing protein yields MKLKIGILVMAMIVLVACSTNTNEVETTEENVAEQIDLSQYENFGASFTADEYLTMQEMQEKYHALEVGDSVEVTFLSTVNSVCQKKGCWMKLDLGGEDELSFVRFKDYEFFVPKDAEGANAVVKGWAHKEEISVEELRHYAKDAGKSDEEIDAITEPKTEYTFLAEGVFLKKNEDAE; encoded by the coding sequence ATGAAATTGAAAATAGGAATCCTTGTAATGGCTATGATAGTATTGGTAGCTTGTAGCACAAACACAAATGAAGTAGAAACCACAGAAGAAAACGTAGCTGAACAAATAGACTTATCTCAGTACGAAAATTTTGGAGCAAGCTTTACAGCAGATGAATATTTAACTATGCAAGAAATGCAAGAGAAATATCATGCTTTAGAGGTTGGAGATTCAGTAGAGGTAACTTTCTTAAGTACTGTTAATTCCGTTTGTCAAAAGAAAGGTTGTTGGATGAAATTGGATTTGGGCGGAGAAGATGAGCTTTCATTTGTACGTTTTAAAGACTATGAGTTCTTCGTTCCGAAAGATGCAGAAGGAGCAAATGCAGTTGTGAAAGGATGGGCTCATAAAGAAGAAATTTCAGTTGAGGAATTAAGACATTACGCTAAAGATGCTGGTAAATCAGATGAAGAAATCGATGCCATCACTGAACCAAAAACAGAATATACTTTCTTAGCTGAGGGTGTTTTCTTGAAAAAGAATGAGGATGCTGAATAA
- a CDS encoding gliding motility-associated C-terminal domain-containing protein, translating into MDSYGYKLLRNLPLIVLLILFSFTYKSYAQSVTVITGPGTANVGDTKQYKISGFVCPDDPPGSPAPYYLIQISGPPVTITKPNPIGAPDIYEVTFHGCGTVVLEGLRPCQNFVPGTKTIVVSGTATNASISSAPTALCSGSTYNFSATPTGGTWSVSGGGSINSSGVYTAPTVGTPTNVTVTYDYQPSDPTYCASQDVVSFVVNPSPAAPTASSQSFCGSTTVGNLVPSGGGIQWYSGSTGGSPLAGGTSITSSGTYYVQQTVNGCDSPRTPVSITINPIPVAPTASNQSFCGNATVANLTASGSNTQWYANASGGSPLSNGTVLTNGGTYYVQQTVNGCDSPRTPVTVTITPIPPAPTASNQSFCGSGTIGNLTPSGAGYTWHADASTPGILLPGTVLTNGSTYYVQQTVNGCASPRTPVTVTINPIPAAPTASNQSFCGSGTVANLTPSGVGYTWHADASTPGILLPGTVLINGGTYYVQQTVNGCASPRTPITVTIDSPVNAGVISGLTEVCVGQLINLSSNGDSGGTWSVNNGNASVNNGNVTGINGGSVVVSYTVNGNGACPNDVATYTITVNTLPNVTLSKNDITCNGMNDGSATVTVTGNGGFSYVWTPNVSTGSTATGLASGSYTVLVTDINGCSHAESINITEPTAIVLTPTSTPASCGNSDGTATVSATGGAGGYTYSWDDSMSQSTSTAVNLAAGTYQVTVEDADGCTNTQIVAVANMNGPTVSISTQQNVNCSDDTNGSVTIQATGGTGNYTYTWLPNVGTTNSASDLGVGDYLVTVIDDAGCETPITISIIANNPTPTVSANALSTSICEGQDIQLQGSVSDGGSSPIFQWTGPNGFSSLSQNPIITNATPNASGDYNFVVTGDGGCTSSSTQVTVTVNAKPTANASANEISVCEGGTIMLQGSGGVSYQWTGPNGFTSTDQNPTISNAAIYESGTYTLIVISGNGCESDSASVNIIVNPSAPSTNYIETTLTVCAGETVVLSVNNPDSTLIYSWVFDENNIGQGLSMTLSPVTLDDRGAYLIYVAENAGCNSLAEVIKLNVETCDIVIPEAFSPNGDGINDFFHIDNIELYPNTELWIYSRWGLEVFYSDNYKNDWDGTSQNKLNVGKDILPEGTYYYYLKLGEVNGESNSVKEFKGFVYLKR; encoded by the coding sequence ATGGATTCATATGGATATAAATTATTGAGGAATCTACCACTCATTGTACTATTAATATTATTTTCATTTACCTATAAGAGTTACGCACAAAGCGTAACGGTAATAACAGGTCCAGGTACTGCAAATGTTGGTGATACCAAACAATATAAAATTAGTGGATTTGTTTGTCCTGACGATCCACCCGGTTCTCCAGCACCTTATTATTTAATTCAAATAAGTGGACCACCTGTTACGATTACTAAGCCTAATCCAATTGGTGCTCCCGATATCTATGAAGTTACTTTTCATGGTTGTGGAACTGTTGTTCTAGAAGGCCTTAGACCTTGTCAAAACTTTGTTCCTGGAACAAAAACTATTGTAGTCTCTGGAACTGCAACGAATGCTTCTATATCTTCGGCTCCAACCGCATTGTGCTCAGGTTCTACTTATAATTTTAGCGCTACTCCAACAGGAGGAACTTGGAGTGTATCAGGTGGTGGCTCTATAAATTCATCAGGAGTCTATACAGCTCCAACTGTTGGTACACCAACTAATGTTACAGTTACTTATGACTACCAACCTTCGGATCCCACTTATTGCGCTTCTCAAGATGTTGTAAGTTTTGTAGTAAATCCTAGTCCAGCTGCACCTACAGCATCTAGCCAAAGTTTTTGTGGTTCTACAACAGTTGGTAATTTAGTTCCTTCTGGGGGAGGAATTCAATGGTATTCAGGATCAACAGGAGGAAGTCCATTAGCTGGTGGAACTTCTATTACAAGTTCAGGTACGTATTATGTACAACAAACAGTCAATGGTTGTGATAGTCCTCGAACTCCAGTATCCATTACTATTAATCCTATACCCGTTGCACCTACAGCCTCTAACCAAAGCTTTTGTGGTAATGCAACAGTTGCAAATCTAACTGCTAGCGGAAGTAATACTCAATGGTATGCAAATGCATCAGGAGGTTCTCCTCTTTCCAACGGAACAGTACTTACAAATGGAGGTACATACTACGTTCAACAAACAGTTAATGGTTGCGATAGTCCTCGAACTCCAGTTACTGTGACTATTACACCTATCCCTCCTGCACCCACAGCTTCTAACCAAAGTTTTTGTGGTTCTGGAACGATTGGTAATCTAACACCATCTGGAGCAGGCTATACTTGGCATGCAGATGCGTCAACCCCTGGAATATTATTGCCTGGAACAGTACTTACAAATGGAAGTACATACTACGTTCAACAAACAGTCAATGGTTGTGCTAGTCCTCGAACTCCTGTAACGGTTACTATTAACCCTATCCCTGCAGCCCCTACAGCCTCCAATCAAAGTTTTTGTGGTTCAGGGACAGTTGCTAACCTAACACCGTCTGGAGTTGGTTATACTTGGCATGCAGATGCGTCAACCCCTGGAATATTATTGCCTGGAACAGTACTCATAAATGGAGGAACTTATTATGTTCAACAAACAGTTAATGGTTGTGCTAGTCCTCGAACTCCTATAACAGTTACCATTGATAGCCCGGTGAATGCAGGTGTAATTAGTGGCTTAACAGAAGTATGTGTTGGTCAATTAATTAATTTGTCATCAAACGGAGATTCAGGAGGAACATGGTCAGTTAATAACGGAAATGCCTCTGTTAATAATGGAAATGTAACAGGAATTAACGGTGGTAGTGTTGTTGTTAGTTATACAGTAAATGGGAATGGGGCTTGTCCTAATGATGTAGCCACTTATACAATCACTGTTAATACTTTACCAAATGTTACTCTCTCTAAGAATGATATCACTTGTAATGGTATGAATGATGGCTCTGCAACAGTTACAGTAACTGGTAATGGTGGATTTAGTTATGTGTGGACTCCAAATGTTAGCACTGGTTCAACTGCAACTGGATTAGCAAGCGGATCATATACTGTTTTGGTCACTGATATAAATGGTTGTTCTCATGCTGAATCAATAAATATAACAGAACCTACAGCAATTGTTTTAACTCCAACAAGTACACCGGCATCATGTGGGAATTCTGATGGAACAGCAACAGTTTCAGCTACTGGTGGAGCTGGAGGATACACATATTCATGGGATGACTCTATGAGTCAATCAACTTCAACTGCCGTAAATTTAGCAGCAGGAACATACCAAGTAACTGTAGAAGATGCAGATGGATGTACAAACACTCAAATAGTTGCAGTAGCAAATATGAATGGACCAACAGTTAGTATTTCTACTCAACAGAATGTAAATTGCTCTGATGATACAAATGGCAGTGTAACCATTCAAGCAACGGGAGGTACAGGTAATTATACCTATACATGGCTACCTAATGTAGGTACTACAAATAGTGCGAGTGATTTAGGAGTAGGAGATTACCTTGTTACCGTTATTGACGATGCTGGGTGTGAAACCCCAATTACTATCTCTATAATAGCAAATAATCCAACTCCAACAGTGAGTGCTAATGCTCTTTCCACATCTATTTGTGAAGGTCAAGATATTCAATTACAAGGAAGTGTGTCTGATGGTGGTAGTTCACCTATTTTCCAATGGACAGGACCCAATGGTTTTTCAAGTTTATCTCAAAATCCTATTATAACTAACGCTACTCCGAATGCAAGTGGTGACTATAATTTTGTGGTAACTGGTGATGGAGGATGTACTTCTTCTAGCACACAAGTTACAGTTACTGTTAACGCTAAACCTACTGCGAATGCTTCTGCAAATGAAATATCCGTATGTGAAGGGGGAACAATCATGCTACAAGGTTCAGGTGGAGTATCTTATCAATGGACAGGACCTAATGGTTTTACAAGTACGGATCAAAATCCCACAATTTCAAATGCAGCCATTTATGAAAGTGGAACTTATACATTGATTGTAATATCAGGTAATGGATGTGAATCTGATTCTGCTAGTGTTAATATTATAGTGAACCCCTCAGCTCCATCCACAAATTATATTGAAACAACGCTAACTGTTTGCGCTGGTGAAACGGTTGTTTTAAGTGTCAATAACCCTGATAGTACCCTAATTTATTCATGGGTCTTTGATGAAAACAATATTGGACAGGGTTTAAGTATGACACTCTCTCCAGTGACACTGGATGATAGAGGTGCTTATCTTATATACGTAGCAGAAAATGCTGGTTGTAATTCACTCGCAGAGGTCATTAAATTAAATGTAGAGACTTGTGACATTGTTATTCCAGAAGCTTTTTCACCAAATGGAGATGGTATCAATGATTTCTTCCATATTGATAATATTGAATTATATCCGAATACTGAATTATGGATTTACAGCCGTTGGGGACTTGAGGTATTTTATAGTGATAATTATAAAAATGACTGGGATGGTACTTCTCAGAATAAATTGAATGTAGGAAAGGATATACTACCTGAAGGTACTTATTATTATTACCTTAAATTAGGAGAAGTTAATGGAGAGTCAAATTCCGTGAAAGAATTCAAAGGGTTTGTTTATCTGAAGAGATAG
- a CDS encoding gliding motility-associated C-terminal domain-containing protein yields the protein MKKIILFAWILITYVISYGQFVENRGQVVDFNQDFHPEVKFYYGGSDASVYFQDDRVVYNFIEKETIDFVKYDNDRAGYEEALRQQKATYHRMDMVFQNAELNPNFSTGKQMQGVTHYYLNKRNGIRDVRSFESFRYENIYPNIDAVFYYTANGLKYDLVLQSGANINDIRLKFEGANVQIKDEKLVISTSYKDLTEEIPLSFINGDSKNAVAVDYILNNDGTVGFRLKNKITYSTLTIDPVLEWSTYYNQGPGGSGYIDYISNHLDDNGNYFSYGMAPNAANAYPVVGPGTAYTSNLNGTADAYLMKFKPNRSLEWATYLGGSDYEQIYGDFQITSSGNILHVVGERITAGAPFTNGGGYYANTANRNFWARFNISTGTLLHLTSLSSGYRPNIAVSKNSGNVAIINDAYDFNNLPVMNRTGAYYQATSGGSRDMGLLMFNSSYNQIWGTFLGGPGSQEGYMCTFDNNDNLYFAGGSDWLTASNPTTEKLQNLAGAYNKTIAEGGTNVSFGKFDANGALVWHTLYGGNVSDGRVGQQGIRPQITINPYTNDVILAFNTTSNNLPLQNMGGGAYYKGVPTDPDFSGGGSYWNYAAYIAIFNTNGVRNHGTYYYTGNGGGDLIQNIAFGGCNKMYVGSTGMSTRPLTGASSGYNLLLGTSSSRSGYITMLDATNYGFEWDSYINTNVSYEAFVAANTNFAPFYTTTKLWYNNLPTVDPGGGAYFEGTSSDPTSSGLDIAQFHPSLPPTLTDQTICAGQSVNLTASSGMGAPYNWYTSPGSTTPVHTGSTYNVSPGSTTTYYVSSGTGMCASPKAPVTVTVNPGPNAGTMSGTPSMCVGSTSNFSITGGDSGGTWASSNPTAASVNGSGVVTANATGTATITYTVNGTGGCPNAVAQITVTVNSIPAAPTASNQSFCGSGTVGNLVPSGTGYTWHANASTPGILLPGTALTNGNTYYVQQTVNGCASPRTPVTVTITPIPSAPMAANQSFCGSATVANLTASGSNIQWYSSASGGTPLSSGTALTNGGTYYASQTVSGCESTRTPVTVTITPIPSAPMAANQSFCGSATVANLTASGSNIQWYSSASGGTPLSSGTALTNGGTYYASQTVSGCESTRTSVTVTITPIPSAPTTTSQSFCGSATVANLTASGSNIQWYANASGGSPLSSGTALTNGGTYYATQTVGGCESPRIAISVTITPIPSAPTATNQSFCGGATVGDLTAGGSNIQWYSSASGGSPLSNGTALTNGGTYYTSQTVNGCESTRQSITVTINTPANAGTISGSTAVCQGGTINLSTNGDTGGSWSVNNGNATVSNGVVTGVNSGSVTVTYTVNGSGACPNSTANYSITVNSLPTVSVTGDNITCNGLNDGSASVTVTGNGGYTYTWSPNVSTGSTATGLAPGSYSVTVNDVNGCSETKSIVISQPAAIVLNASVVSDATCGGNDGSVTVNASGGTGGFTYSWNDPNNQTSATASNLGAGTYIVTVTDASGCSNTASVVISNTSGPSVTLNLLQALSCNGDSDAILESTVTGGQTPYTYSWSNGANSGTAINLGAGTYTLSVTDADGCLTAESYTVTEPDQIAMTFATTDANCGSSDGSATVTPTGGTGAYTYSWNDPNNQTTATATNMAAGTYTVEITDANGCSQTDDVTIANPSAPTLNISTQQNVNCDADETGSVTVSATGGTGNYTYSWMPNVSTSNSATDLGVGTYEVTVTDDAGCSTPITINITANNPTPTVIANAVTSVLCEGEDILLQGAVANGGSNPTYIWTGPNGYTGVGQNQTIPNATVDADGEYSFVVIGAGGCTSDTATVDVTVYAKPVAIASADETSVCEGGTLTLIGDGGAAYLWTGPNGFTSNEQNPTISNLTLNEGGTYTLTVISSDGCESDAATVQIVITPASTSSGYIETTMSVCVGENVTLQVTNPDSSMIYTWIFDDNSIGQGTSMTFSPISLDDRGAYLIYGAENGNCSAVVEIIKLNVEACNVTISETFSPNGDGTNDYFFIDNIELYPNTELWIYSRWGLEVFHSDNYNNDWDGTSQNKLNIGKDIVPEGTYYYFLKLGGAEDNPNAGKEYKGFVYLKR from the coding sequence ATGAAAAAGATAATTCTATTTGCGTGGATTCTAATAACTTATGTCATTTCTTATGGGCAATTTGTTGAAAATAGAGGACAGGTTGTTGATTTTAATCAGGATTTTCATCCAGAGGTAAAATTTTATTATGGTGGCTCAGATGCTTCTGTATATTTCCAAGATGATCGGGTTGTTTATAATTTTATTGAAAAAGAAACTATTGATTTTGTCAAGTACGATAATGACAGAGCTGGATATGAAGAAGCTTTGCGCCAACAAAAAGCTACTTATCACCGTATGGATATGGTTTTTCAAAATGCTGAGCTAAATCCAAATTTTTCTACAGGAAAACAAATGCAGGGTGTTACCCATTATTATTTGAATAAACGAAATGGTATCAGAGATGTTCGTTCCTTTGAATCATTTCGATATGAGAATATATATCCAAATATTGATGCGGTTTTTTATTATACTGCGAATGGATTAAAGTATGATTTGGTACTTCAATCGGGTGCTAATATTAATGATATTCGCTTGAAGTTTGAAGGTGCAAATGTTCAAATCAAAGATGAGAAATTAGTTATTTCTACAAGCTATAAGGATTTAACAGAAGAAATCCCCCTCTCCTTCATTAATGGTGATTCCAAGAATGCTGTTGCCGTAGATTATATCTTGAATAATGATGGAACAGTTGGTTTTAGGTTGAAAAATAAAATTACTTATTCCACATTGACCATTGACCCTGTTTTAGAATGGAGTACTTATTATAATCAGGGACCAGGAGGAAGTGGTTATATAGATTACATTTCTAATCACTTAGATGACAATGGAAATTATTTTAGTTATGGAATGGCTCCTAATGCAGCAAATGCTTATCCAGTTGTAGGACCAGGGACTGCTTATACATCTAATCTCAATGGAACAGCTGATGCATATTTAATGAAGTTTAAACCCAATAGGAGTTTGGAATGGGCAACGTATTTAGGTGGTTCTGATTACGAACAAATATATGGAGATTTTCAAATTACTTCTTCAGGGAACATCCTTCATGTTGTCGGAGAGAGAATAACTGCTGGTGCACCCTTTACCAATGGAGGAGGGTATTATGCCAATACAGCAAATCGAAACTTCTGGGCGCGATTTAATATTTCAACAGGTACTTTATTACATTTAACTAGTCTATCTAGTGGCTATCGGCCAAATATTGCTGTAAGTAAAAACAGTGGAAATGTGGCTATTATTAATGACGCTTATGATTTTAACAACCTACCAGTTATGAATCGTACTGGAGCGTATTATCAAGCTACAAGTGGTGGCTCTAGAGATATGGGATTACTAATGTTTAATTCCTCTTACAATCAAATATGGGGTACTTTCTTAGGAGGACCTGGCTCACAAGAAGGATATATGTGTACTTTTGATAACAATGACAACCTTTACTTTGCAGGTGGTTCGGATTGGCTTACAGCCTCAAATCCAACCACCGAAAAATTGCAAAACCTAGCAGGCGCCTACAATAAAACAATTGCTGAGGGAGGAACAAATGTTTCTTTTGGAAAATTTGATGCTAATGGAGCCTTAGTTTGGCATACACTGTATGGTGGTAACGTTAGTGATGGACGAGTGGGCCAGCAAGGAATACGTCCACAAATAACTATTAATCCTTATACCAATGATGTGATTCTTGCTTTTAATACAACCAGTAATAATCTACCCTTGCAAAATATGGGGGGAGGAGCTTATTATAAAGGCGTTCCTACAGATCCAGATTTTAGTGGGGGTGGTAGTTATTGGAATTATGCTGCATATATCGCCATTTTTAATACCAATGGAGTTCGAAATCATGGTACTTATTATTATACAGGAAATGGAGGTGGTGATTTGATTCAAAATATTGCTTTTGGAGGTTGTAATAAGATGTATGTTGGTAGTACAGGAATGTCAACAAGACCTCTTACAGGAGCTTCTTCAGGCTATAACTTACTACTAGGAACCTCAAGTTCAAGAAGTGGGTATATCACGATGTTAGATGCAACTAATTATGGTTTTGAATGGGATAGTTATATAAATACTAATGTATCTTACGAAGCTTTTGTTGCAGCAAATACCAACTTCGCTCCATTTTATACAACAACTAAATTATGGTACAACAATCTACCTACAGTTGATCCAGGGGGTGGAGCATATTTTGAAGGAACTTCTTCCGACCCTACATCAAGTGGTTTAGATATAGCTCAATTCCATCCTTCCTTACCGCCAACTTTAACCGATCAAACAATTTGTGCCGGACAATCGGTGAATTTAACAGCATCCAGTGGTATGGGAGCACCTTATAATTGGTACACTTCACCAGGATCTACAACTCCTGTGCATACTGGATCAACTTATAATGTTTCTCCAGGAAGTACTACTACCTATTATGTATCATCGGGAACAGGCATGTGTGCAAGTCCTAAAGCCCCAGTGACTGTTACAGTAAATCCTGGTCCCAATGCTGGAACTATGTCTGGAACTCCTAGCATGTGTGTAGGAAGTACTTCTAATTTTAGTATTACAGGAGGTGATAGTGGAGGTACTTGGGCATCATCAAATCCAACAGCCGCATCTGTGAATGGTTCAGGTGTTGTAACTGCAAATGCAACAGGTACAGCTACTATTACTTATACTGTAAATGGTACGGGAGGATGTCCAAATGCTGTGGCCCAAATTACCGTTACAGTAAACTCAATTCCTGCAGCGCCAACTGCTTCGAATCAAAGTTTTTGTGGCTCTGGAACAGTTGGTAATTTAGTACCATCTGGAACTGGTTATACGTGGCATGCGAATGCCTCTACACCTGGTATTTTATTACCTGGAACTGCCCTTACAAATGGGAATACATATTATGTACAGCAAACAGTTAATGGCTGTGCAAGCCCTAGAACTCCTGTAACAGTTACTATTACACCAATTCCATCTGCACCAATGGCTGCTAATCAAAGCTTCTGTGGTAGTGCAACAGTTGCTAATTTGACTGCTAGTGGAAGTAATATACAGTGGTATTCAAGTGCTTCAGGAGGTACTCCACTTTCTAGTGGAACAGCCCTTACAAATGGTGGAACATACTATGCCTCTCAGACGGTGAGTGGTTGTGAAAGTACTAGAACTCCTGTAACAGTTACTATTACACCAATCCCATCTGCACCAATGGCTGCTAATCAAAGCTTTTGTGGTAGCGCAACAGTTGCAAATTTAACTGCAAGCGGAAGTAATATTCAGTGGTATTCAAGTGCTTCTGGAGGCACTCCACTTTCCAGTGGAACAGCTCTTACAAATGGAGGAACATACTATGCCTCTCAGACAGTGAGTGGTTGTGAAAGTACTCGAACTTCAGTAACAGTTACTATTACACCAATTCCATCTGCACCTACAACTACTAGTCAAAGTTTCTGTGGTAGTGCAACAGTCGCTAACTTGACTGCTAGTGGAAGTAATATTCAATGGTATGCAAATGCCTCAGGCGGTTCTCCACTTTCCAGTGGAACAGCCCTTACAAACGGCGGAACGTATTATGCTACTCAAACTGTGGGCGGTTGCGAGAGCCCTCGTATCGCCATATCAGTCACTATTACACCAATTCCATCTGCACCAACTGCAACTAACCAAAGTTTCTGTGGGGGGGCTACAGTTGGGGATTTAACTGCTGGTGGAAGTAATATACAATGGTACTCTAGTGCCTCAGGCGGCTCTCCACTTTCCAATGGAACAGCTCTTACAAATGGAGGAACATATTATACATCACAAACGGTGAACGGTTGTGAAAGCACAAGACAATCTATAACAGTTACTATTAATACTCCTGCAAATGCAGGAACAATTAGTGGTTCAACTGCTGTTTGTCAAGGAGGAACTATAAATTTGAGTACAAATGGTGATACGGGTGGTAGTTGGTCTGTAAACAATGGAAACGCTACTGTAAGTAATGGAGTGGTTACTGGAGTGAATTCAGGAAGTGTAACCGTGACTTATACTGTTAATGGAAGTGGTGCTTGTCCAAATTCTACAGCGAATTATTCGATAACTGTGAACTCACTTCCAACTGTTAGCGTAACTGGTGATAATATAACTTGTAATGGTCTAAACGATGGATCAGCTTCTGTTACTGTAACAGGGAATGGTGGATATACATATACTTGGTCACCTAATGTTAGTACTGGATCTACAGCGACTGGGTTAGCACCTGGATCTTATTCTGTCACAGTTAATGATGTGAATGGATGCTCCGAAACTAAATCAATTGTGATTTCTCAACCAGCTGCTATTGTATTAAATGCTAGTGTTGTTTCGGATGCAACATGTGGAGGAAATGATGGAAGCGTTACAGTTAACGCTTCTGGAGGTACGGGAGGATTCACCTATTCTTGGAATGATCCTAATAATCAAACTTCTGCAACAGCTAGTAACTTAGGAGCTGGAACATATATTGTTACCGTAACAGATGCTTCTGGCTGTTCAAATACTGCAAGTGTTGTAATCAGTAATACTAGTGGTCCTTCTGTAACTCTTAATTTACTACAAGCATTATCTTGTAATGGAGATTCAGATGCGATTCTTGAAAGTACAGTTACTGGTGGTCAAACTCCATATACTTACTCATGGAGTAACGGAGCAAATTCGGGTACGGCTATTAATTTAGGAGCTGGAACTTATACATTGTCAGTTACCGATGCTGACGGTTGTTTAACAGCTGAATCTTATACTGTTACGGAACCAGATCAAATTGCGATGACTTTTGCAACTACAGACGCAAATTGTGGAAGTTCAGATGGTTCAGCTACTGTCACTCCTACTGGTGGAACAGGCGCTTACACCTATTCTTGGAATGACCCTAATAATCAAACTACGGCAACTGCAACTAACATGGCTGCTGGAACTTATACAGTAGAAATTACTGATGCAAATGGATGTTCACAAACGGATGATGTTACTATCGCTAATCCAAGTGCACCAACGCTGAATATCTCTACTCAACAAAATGTAAATTGTGATGCAGATGAAACAGGAAGTGTAACTGTTTCTGCAACTGGCGGAACAGGTAACTATACTTATTCTTGGATGCCTAATGTAAGTACTTCCAATAGTGCAACAGATTTAGGTGTTGGGACTTATGAGGTGACAGTAACAGATGATGCAGGTTGTTCTACACCAATTACAATTAATATTACAGCGAATAATCCAACTCCAACAGTTATAGCAAATGCTGTTACATCAGTACTTTGTGAAGGAGAAGACATCTTGCTTCAAGGAGCGGTAGCTAATGGTGGTAGTAATCCAACTTATATCTGGACTGGACCTAATGGATATACTGGAGTAGGACAAAATCAAACTATTCCTAATGCAACTGTAGATGCAGATGGCGAATATAGTTTTGTGGTTATAGGTGCGGGTGGTTGTACTTCAGATACAGCTACCGTTGATGTTACTGTATACGCTAAACCAGTTGCAATTGCTTCAGCTGATGAAACATCTGTTTGCGAGGGAGGAACACTTACTCTTATAGGTGATGGTGGAGCTGCTTATCTATGGACTGGACCAAATGGGTTTACAAGTAATGAACAGAATCCAACTATCTCAAATCTTACTTTGAATGAAGGAGGAACTTATACGCTAACTGTAATCTCTAGCGATGGATGTGAATCTGATGCAGCTACAGTTCAAATTGTTATAACTCCAGCCTCAACTTCATCTGGATATATAGAAACAACAATGTCAGTTTGTGTAGGCGAGAATGTTACTTTACAGGTTACTAATCCTGATAGTTCAATGATATATACATGGATTTTTGATGATAATAGTATTGGGCAAGGAACGAGTATGACGTTCTCTCCTATAAGTCTAGATGATAGAGGAGCTTATCTTATTTATGGAGCTGAAAATGGTAATTGTAGTGCTGTAGTGGAAATCATTAAATTAAATGTAGAGGCATGTAATGTTACAATTTCAGAAACATTCTCTCCAAATGGTGATGGAACAAATGATTATTTCTTTATAGATAATATTGAATTATATCCGAATACTGAATTATGGATTTACAGCCGTTGGGGTCTTGAAGTGTTCCATAGTGATAATTATAATAACGATTGGGATGGTACTTCTCAGAATAAATTAAATATTGGGAAAGATATTGTTCCTGAGGGCACTTATTATTATTTCTTAAAATTAGGAGGAGCTGAAGATAATCCAAATGCTGGTAAAGAATATAAAGGTTTTGTATATTTAAAAAGATAA
- a CDS encoding FAD-binding oxidoreductase: protein MSQVIKVLSIRYTTRDVINILTEKPIGIDFLAGQAANISIHKTGWEHEIRTYAITSTPEDDHFEFNIKIYQEQNGMGFLNQITQLQVGDEFLFHSICGTVTYQGEGVFIAGGAGITPFISMLRSIQKQGKIGNNHLIYANRTQADIIEEDTLQSILGKQYIGILSEEKRDGYEFGFISKELIERLLTDNSQYFYLCGPLPMTNMIEKYLEELGVSEEQIVIERF, encoded by the coding sequence ATGAGTCAGGTCATTAAAGTATTATCTATTAGATATACTACACGTGATGTCATAAACATATTAACAGAAAAACCAATAGGAATAGATTTTCTAGCAGGTCAGGCTGCTAATATCTCCATACACAAAACTGGGTGGGAACATGAAATACGCACCTATGCAATTACATCCACTCCAGAAGATGATCACTTTGAATTTAATATAAAGATCTATCAGGAGCAAAATGGAATGGGTTTTCTAAATCAAATCACCCAATTACAAGTAGGTGATGAGTTTCTCTTTCATAGTATTTGTGGAACTGTAACCTATCAAGGTGAAGGAGTATTTATTGCTGGTGGCGCAGGAATTACGCCATTCATATCCATGCTACGCTCTATACAGAAACAAGGGAAAATTGGAAATAATCATTTAATTTATGCCAATCGTACACAAGCTGATATTATCGAGGAAGATACTCTTCAATCTATTTTAGGTAAGCAATATATTGGCATACTTTCCGAAGAAAAAAGAGATGGCTATGAATTTGGTTTTATTTCCAAAGAATTAATTGAACGACTTCTTACGGATAACTCACAATATTTCTATTTATGTGGTCCACTTCCTATGACCAACATGATAGAAAAATATTTAGAAGAACTAGGTGTTTCAGAAGAACAAATTGTGATTGAACGTTTCTAA